The following are encoded in a window of Terriglobales bacterium genomic DNA:
- a CDS encoding PilZ domain-containing protein: MPILSEGPRLPDEKETRAYPRFEVRIPVAARFAGAAVPVVRAQTENVSARGLFFYAEVEISEGSKFEFTLTLPPELTLTHGIPMSGTARVVRLEKRLGTKVGVGACIEEYHLGSA, encoded by the coding sequence ATGCCGATTCTTTCGGAGGGTCCCCGCCTGCCCGACGAGAAGGAAACTCGCGCCTATCCGCGCTTCGAGGTGCGGATCCCGGTGGCTGCCCGCTTTGCCGGCGCCGCCGTGCCGGTGGTCCGCGCCCAGACGGAGAACGTCAGCGCCCGCGGCCTCTTCTTCTATGCCGAGGTAGAGATCTCGGAGGGCTCCAAGTTCGAGTTCACCCTCACCCTGCCGCCGGAACTCACCCTGACCCACGGCATCCCCATGTCGGGGACGGCGCGGGTGGTGCGCCTGGAGAAGCGCCTGGGCACGAAGGTAGGCGTGGGCGCCTGCATCGAGGAATACCACCTGGGCAGCGCCTGA